The genomic window GCGAACAGGCGCGGCCGCATCCGATAGACCACCGCGGCGATGCCGGGCACCACCAGCAGCGCGACTACCGCCAACGGCGGCGAGAGCCACAGCATCACCCCGGCCGCGAGCAGGAACTGCAACAGCGCCATACCGGAGAGCGGCACCATCGCCAGCAGACCCTGCACCAGCTGCAGATCCGTGATCGAACGGGAGACCACCTGACCGGTGCGCAGCGCGTCCTGACCCGCGCCGTCGAGTCGCTGCAGCGAACCGAGCAACCGCACCCGCAGGCCGTGCTGGACGTCGAGCGAGAGACGGCCCGCGAGCAGCCGCCTGCCGAACGCCGCGGCGAACCGCCCGGCGGCCAGCAGCGCGAGCAGTGCCGCGATCACGCCGATCACCTCGGTGTCGCCGACACCGGCCGCGTCGACCGCGCGCTTGGTGAGCAGCGGCGCGGCCACCTCCACCAGCGCGCCCGCCAGGACCGCGGCCGCGACGCCCGCGATGGTGCCGGGATGTGACCGGCTCTCCGCCCACACCCGCCGTATCCAGCCGCGCCCCGTCGTGCTCTGCTCAGTCGTCGTCGGCTCACTCAATTGCGCTGTCCACCGCCCCTTCATCGAACTCCCCTCCCAGTCTTCGCCGCCGAACGGAGTCCGTCGAAAGCCCGCGCATGGCCGCGGCGAAGGCGGAGGTACGCCATCGAAGGTAACGACGCGCGGCGACACACCGCTTGTTCCCGGAGTCTGCCCCCCGATCTTGGCGTGTCCGGGCGGATCTGATCTCGCCGCCATGACAACGCAGGGGGATTGGCGCGGGCGAGCGCCCTCGGGTGACGGTCGCGGGTCACATATCGCGGCCGCGCAGCTGCCACCAGCCCGCGCCGGCGATTCCGATCGTCCACAACAGTAGGACGACGAAGGCGGCCGGGGTCGGGGCGAGGATGTCGCTGTCGGGGAAGGAGCCGACCGCCACGGTGGCGACGGTCGCCGACCCCGGCAGCAGGGTGACCACGCCGCCGAGCCCGATGCCATTGGCCACCAACCAGATCAGCGGCTCGATGACGAGCAGCCAGCCGAGGATCAGCGCCACCGCGCCGGTCGACTGGCGCAGCAGCAACCCGAGTCCGGCGCCGAGCAGCGACCAGCAGACCGCGGCGAGCAGACCGGTGCCCAACACCGTCAGCAATCGGGTGCCGAACTCGAACTTGCCCCGGCCGAACGCCAGCAGGCAGGCGAACGCGCACACCTCGACAAGCACCGCGACCGCCAGCGTGTACGCGCCGGTGACCAGCAGTTTGGCCGCCGCGAGCCGATCGCGGTCCGCGGTGAACAGCGAGGTCACCGGCATGGTCCGATAGCGGAACTCACCGCCGGCTCCCGCGGCGCCGAACACGGCGGCGGCCAGGATCGTCGCGGCCAGCGCCAGATACAGCCCGATGGTCGCGGCGCCGGTGGCCAGCGCGGACTTCGGGTCCGCGGGCCCGGCCATCACCGATGTCACCGTGGCGGCCACCAGCGCGACGGCGGGCAGCGTCACCCCGAGCGCCAGGCACCAGCGCAGCGTGTAGACCTTGCGGACCTCGGAGTTGACCGGCGGCACGAGGTCCGGTGGCAGAGTGATCATCGCGGAATCCCGTAGGGCGTCGGCTGCGGATGGGGTGCGTGCGCCGCGGGCGGCGGGAACATCGGCGCCGCGGTCTTGCTCGGTTTCGTCAGCGAGGCGAGGACCCGGTCGGGGTGGATCGGATCCGGGGTGACGCTGTCCAGCCGCACCCCGGCGGCCTTGGCCGCGTCGGTGATCTCGGCCTCGCTCGCCTCGGCCACCGCGAGCCGCCCGTCCGGGCGGATGACCGCGTCGGTGTAGCCGCGCGCGGCGAGCATCGTGGCCAGCGCCACCGGGGTGGACGCGGCGACCACAAGTCGGTCGGGGTGATTGCGGCGCAGTTTCGCGGGAGTGCCCTGGTAGACCACCGCGCCCTCGCTCACCACGATCAGCTGATCGGCCATCGCCACCACCGAGGCGAGGCTCGCGCTGGACAGCAGCACCGTGCCGCCGCGGCGGGTGTGCCTGCGCAGGAAATCGTGCAGCCAGCCGCGTTCGGCGGGATCGAGTCCCTCGGTGGGCTCGTCCAGGATCAGCACCGGCGGATCGGTGAGCAACGCGGTGGCCAGTGCCAGCCTGGTCTGCTGACCGATCGACAGCGCGCCCGCCTTGACGCGCGCGGCATCCGTCATGCCGACCGCCTCGAGCACCGCGTCGACCCGCGCGTCCGGAACTCCGGCCGCGGCCGCGTACACCAGCAGGTGGTCCCGGGCGGCGCGCCCCGGATGCAGTCCGCGCGGCGCGAGCATCCCGCCCACCGGCGACGCGGTGATCTCCGCGCTACCCGAGGACGGTTCCAGCAGACCGAGCAGGATCCGCAGAATGGTGGTCTTGCCCGAGCCCGCGGGACCGACCAGCGCCGCGGTGCTCCCCGCGGGAACGCTGAAGCCGACGTCCTCGACGGCCGAACCGAGTTCGTACCGCTTGCTCAGGCCGCGAACGACCAAAGCCGTTTTGGCTCGGGTCATTTCGGGTCGGCGGGGAAGTGCGGCGGGGTGGCGTCGAGCGCGGGCAGCGGATCGGCCTCGACGACGAGCTGCCGGTCGGCCGGCCAGAAGGCAGGCGCGGGCCCGAAGGCCTTCCGCGCGTTGAGCACCGTGGTCTTGCCGAGCGCGCGGTTGCCGACGCCGCCGATCACCGCGCCGATGCCCATCGGGATCACCTTGCCCGCCATCAGCGCCATCCGCTTGGTGAGGAACCGGACGATGAACCGCTTCATCAGCGTGTCGTTCATGCCGGACAGACCCGGTACCCGGTTGGCGAGCAGGGTGCCCCAGTTCTTGGCCGACCGTCCGACCGAACGCTCCACGATCTCCATGCCGGAATCGCCGAGCACCACCGCGAGCACCAGCGCCCTGCGCTGCTCCTTGGCCTCCGGCGCGACCCCGTGCACCGCGGCGTTCGCCAGCGTGTACAGCGCGGAGGCCTCCAGGAAGAACGCCGTCTCCGCGGTGATGGTGGCCAGCGAGGCCACCGTGCCGACGCCGGGCATCGCGGCGGTCGCGCCCGCCGCGGTGCCGCTGCCGGTCACCGCGAGCAGGTACTGGCGCTCGATCCGGGCGAGGATCTGCGCAGGGGTCTCGTCGGGATGGGCGCGCCTGATCCGATCGATGTACTTCTCGACCGCGGGCGCCTGCAGCTTCGACCCGTTCTCGAGCAAGGCGACCACGGTCTTCTCGAATCCGCTGTGCCGCATCGGCAACACCCCTTAAGTCTCAGCCTTCGCTGCCAGAACTCTATGGCACCGAACCATCGTCGGCCCAACACGACAACGAACCGGCTCATGGTCCGGGTTCCCGCGCCGCGCCACCCGAAACGACGGCCTCCGCCGGTCAGGCCGGGCCGTGCAGGGCGGGCACCCGCTCCGACAGCGGCGGCGGTGGCGGCGGGGTGCCCTCGCCGAACGGCCTGCCGCCCAGCTCGTCGCGGCCGTGCGGGGTCAGCCAGTTGCTCAGGTCGGGTCCCTTCGGTACCACCTTGGTCGGGTTGATGTCGGTGTGCACCACGTAGTAGTGGGTCTTGATCTGGGCGAAGTCGACGGTGTCGCCGAAGCCGGGGGTTTGGTACAGGTCGCGGGCGTAGGCCCACAGCACCGGCATCTCGCTCAGTTTCTGCCGGTTGCACTTGAAGTGGCCGTGGTAGACGGCGTCGAACCTGACCAGCGTGGTGAACAGCCGCACGTCGGCCTCGGTGATGGTGTCGCCGACCAGGAAGCGTTGTCCGGCAAGGCGATCCGAGAGCCAGTCCAGCCGGGCGAAGAGCCGGTCGTAGGCCGCGTCGTAGGCGTCCTGGGCGCCGGCGAAGCCGCAGCGGTAGACGCCGTTGTTCACATCCCGGAAGACGACGTCGTTGACCTCGTCGATCTCGGCGCGCAGCGACTCGGGGTACAGCTGGGGCGCGCCTTCCCGGTGGAACTTCGTCCATTCGGTGGAGAAGTCCAGCGTCATCCGGGCGTAGTCGTTGGTGACCACCTGACCGGTCGGGATGTCGACCACCGCGGGGACGGTGATGCCGCGCGGGTAGCCGGGGAACCGGGCCAGGTAGGCGTCGCGCAGTCGCGGGATGCCGAGCACCAGGTCGACGCCGCCGGGATCGAGGTCGAAGGTCCAGCTCAGCTTGTCGTGGGTGGGGCCGCACAGGCCCAGCGAGAGCACGTCCTCCAGGCCCAGCAGCCTGCGCACGATGAGCGTGCGATTGGCCCACGGGCACGCGCGCGCCGCGACCAGCCGATACCGCCCCGGCTCCACCGGATAACCGTCGCGTCCGTCGGCCGTGATGCGGGTGGTGATGTAGTTGGTGTCCCGCTTGAACTCACCCGGTTCGACGTACGAACCGCTTTCGGATGCCGCCTTGGTCACACGATCAGTCTGGCAGATGGAGGTTCTAGGCTGGCGCAATGAGCGAAACCAAGGCCACTCGGCTGGAACGGGAAATCACCGACGGCGGCGCGGAGGTCGCCGTCCTGACGCTGGCCAATCCGCCGCTGAACCTCTTCGATCGGGCGATGCTGGACGCGCTGGTGCAGGACATCGCCGAGCTGAGCGCCAACCCGCCGCGCGCGTTGTTGCTGCGCGCGGAGGGCAAGGTGGTCTCCGGCGGCGTCGACGTGCACGTCTTCGACGGCCTGACCACCGAGCAGGGCGCGGAGCTGTGGCGTTCGCTGTTCGCGCAGATCATCCATCCGCTGGAGGCGCTGCCCTGTCCGGTGCTCTTCGCCGCGCACGGCCTGACCCTGACCGCCGCCTTCGAGATCGCGCTGGCCTGCGACATCATCCTGGCCGCGCCGAAGGCGAAGTTCGGTCTGGTGGAGACGGTGGTCGGCCTGACCCCGTCGATGGGCGGTCCGCAGCGGCTCGCCGAGCGCGCCGGATCGGGCCGCGCGCGGGAATTCGTGATGACCGGCGATCTCTACGACGCGGCGACCATGGCCGAGTGGGGCGTGGTCAACGGCGTGCACGAGGACGTGGACGGCGCGGCGCGGGAACTCGCGCACCGGCTGGCGCAGGGCCCCACCAAGGCACACGCGGCGACCAAGCGGATCGTCGAGGCCTGGCGCTCCGGCGGTGTCGCGCACGCCGATTCGGTGACCCCCGAGGTGTCCGGCGAACTCTTCGCGACCGACGATCTGCGCGGCGCGGTGCGCAGCTTCCTCGAGGTCGGACCGGGCAAGGCGACGTACACGGGCCGGTGACGGCGGGGACACGGTAATTCGACTATTCCCGCGAAATTGTGATCCGCGTCATATAGTCGCAGGTGCCTGGCAGCTAGAGGCATCGCGCGGAGGACAAATGTCGCAGCTCTTGGTCGAATACCCCCTGACTCACTCGCCCGCGTGTGGAAACCCGCTGGCCCGCGGCGCGGACGGTGTGCTGCGCTACGGCAATCTCACCCCGGCGCTCACCGAGCTGCTCGACCTGCAGGTGCACGCCTTCGCGGCGCGCGAGGCGGTCGTCGAGCTCGGTGGGACACGGCTCACCTACCGGGAGCTGTGGCACTCGGCCTCGCGCATCGCGGGCGGCCTGCAGGAACACGGCGTCGGCTACGGCGACCGGGTCGCCATCCACATGCCCGCAGGCGCGCGCTGGGTGCAGGCGTTCCTCGGCGCGCTGCTCAGCGGCGCGGTGCCGGTGCTGGTGCACGACGGGCTTCCGGCGAAGGTGGCCGAGCAGGTGATCGCCGACAGCAAGGCGGATTTCGTGCTCGGTCACGGCGCCCGCGGCGGTGAGGTGGAGCTACCCGACGGCGCCGCGTTCATCGACGACGGCGCGGCGCTCAACGATCTGGCGCTGCTCTGCTACACCAGCGGCACCCGCAAGGGCGTCGAGCTGACCAACGAGAACCTGCTCTCGGCGGTCCGCTCGGTGGTCGCCGCGCTGGACCTGCCCACCGACGGTGTGCGCAATCTGGTGCTGCCGCCGCTGGCGCACGCCAGCGGATGCGTCGACCAGCTGCTGCCCACCTTCGCGGTCGGCGGCACCGTGGTGCTCGCCGCGGAGGGCCGCGGTCTCGCGGAAGCCATTGTGGCCGAACGGATCGACATGGTCTCGGGCACGCCGCGCATCTTCGCGGGCCTGCTGCCCGAGCTGGCCGCGCTGCGCGCCGACGGCGTGCCCACCGAGGGCATCAGCCGGGTCAGCAGCGCCGGGCATCGCGCCGAACGGACCGCGGGCGGCTTGGCTGCCGCGCTGCGCGACGCGTTTCCCTCGGCCCGGCATTGGTCGGTGTGGGGCGCCACCGAGACGAGCGGCATCGGCCTCGCCGTGGACGACACCGAGACGCCCGCCGACGCGGGCCGCGTCCTCGGATTCCCGTTCGGCGGCACGGAATTGGCGCTGTGGGGTCCGCGGGCCGGGGCCGGGCAGGGCGAACTGCTCTGTCGCGGACCGAACGTCACCCGGCGGTACTGGAACGACCCGGAGACCACCGCGCACCGGTTCACCGGCAGCTGGTTCCACACCGGCGATCAAGTGTCGATCGACGCGCAGGGCCTGGTCCGGCGCGAAATCGCCTGACCTGTGGCCTGTTTCGACTCCGAACGGAGCTATTCCAGCATCCGGTCGCGCAACCGCCCGCGCAGCTCGGGCGTCAGCCCGACGACGTCGAGGTAGCGGTCGAAGTCCCCGTGCAGTTGCCGTACCGATTCCAGCGCCATGCCGAGGTACTCCTCGCGCACACCGAGCAGATCTTCGGAGAAGCTCGCGCCCGGCGGCAGGGTGGGCTCGATCAACGCGCGCAGCGGTTCGACCGCCTGATTGCTGAGCAGGTAGTCGGCGAACACGTCCTCCTCGACGACGTCCACCGCGCGCAGCAGCGTCGCCACCGCCCAGCCGGTGCGGTCCTTGCCCGCCGCGCAGTGCACCAGCACCGCGCCGTCGCCGCGCACGATCGACTCCGCGATCGAGATGATCGCGGAGTTCGCCTCCGGCAGCGCGGGGAACTCGCGGTAGACCTCGAGCATGTGGTCGAACGCGGAGCCGGTGCGCGACTCGTGCGGCGGCGCCTCGCCCATTCGCGAGTCGAAGGGCGTCACGCTGCGCCGCACGCCGTCGGGCAGGTTGTCGTGGCCCATGTGGTCGATCTCCCGCACACCGCGCAGGTCGAAGACCTCGCTGACGCCGAGTTCGCGCAGCGTGCGGTGGCCGTCCGCGTCGAGGCCGCTCAGCTGCGCCGAACGCAGCAGCACGCCGCGGCGCAGCTTGGCGCCGCCGACCGTGCGCAGGCCGCCGGTGTCGCGGAAGTTGAACGTGCCGGAGAGGAAGAACTGATCGGCGGGAGGCGGGAGAGTCACCGATCCAGGCTATCGGCCGTGCGCATCGCGGCGGTGTCGTTCCCGGATCGAACGCCGAACAGCCGGTGAACCGGTTACACGGCGCTATTGTGCGCTTCACCACAGTGTGGGCGGCGTGGTACCGCTGACCGTAAGGTGGAACATTGTGTGTCTTCCGGCCGCGAGGGTCCGGGAGTCGCCCAGGAACGCCGATTCGTGGGGCACTGCAGCGTTGCAGAGACATTCCGTTTGGGTAACAAAACATTCTTCCGGTCTGGAATACCCGCTGAACCCGTTCTCAAACCCCGAAAACCCTCTACCATTGATGAACGTTGGACCGGGCAGCCTGGGGATTTCTGGCAGCTCGCCCACGTTCAGCGAGTCGCGCCAATGGAGGTGCGCGAGTTCTTTCGCCGAGGGAGTCGTCGTTGAGCGCACGTGGAGAAATAGTGGAGAGTCGGTTGCGGCCGACGATCTGCGAGGCCGTGGAGAAGGCGGCCGCCTCGCTCGATATCACCGGAGTGCGGGCACTGCGGGTGCTGTTGCATGCCGGTGTCACCGCGTACTGGCCGCTGGTCAAGGCCGCGCCG from Nocardia bhagyanarayanae includes these protein-coding regions:
- a CDS encoding ABC transporter permease translates to MITLPPDLVPPVNSEVRKVYTLRWCLALGVTLPAVALVAATVTSVMAGPADPKSALATGAATIGLYLALAATILAAAVFGAAGAGGEFRYRTMPVTSLFTADRDRLAAAKLLVTGAYTLAVAVLVEVCAFACLLAFGRGKFEFGTRLLTVLGTGLLAAVCWSLLGAGLGLLLRQSTGAVALILGWLLVIEPLIWLVANGIGLGGVVTLLPGSATVATVAVGSFPDSDILAPTPAAFVVLLLWTIGIAGAGWWQLRGRDM
- a CDS encoding ABC transporter ATP-binding protein; protein product: MTRAKTALVVRGLSKRYELGSAVEDVGFSVPAGSTAALVGPAGSGKTTILRILLGLLEPSSGSAEITASPVGGMLAPRGLHPGRAARDHLLVYAAAAGVPDARVDAVLEAVGMTDAARVKAGALSIGQQTRLALATALLTDPPVLILDEPTEGLDPAERGWLHDFLRRHTRRGGTVLLSSASLASVVAMADQLIVVSEGAVVYQGTPAKLRRNHPDRLVVAASTPVALATMLAARGYTDAVIRPDGRLAVAEASEAEITDAAKAAGVRLDSVTPDPIHPDRVLASLTKPSKTAAPMFPPPAAHAPHPQPTPYGIPR
- a CDS encoding glutathione S-transferase family protein, encoding MTKAASESGSYVEPGEFKRDTNYITTRITADGRDGYPVEPGRYRLVAARACPWANRTLIVRRLLGLEDVLSLGLCGPTHDKLSWTFDLDPGGVDLVLGIPRLRDAYLARFPGYPRGITVPAVVDIPTGQVVTNDYARMTLDFSTEWTKFHREGAPQLYPESLRAEIDEVNDVVFRDVNNGVYRCGFAGAQDAYDAAYDRLFARLDWLSDRLAGQRFLVGDTITEADVRLFTTLVRFDAVYHGHFKCNRQKLSEMPVLWAYARDLYQTPGFGDTVDFAQIKTHYYVVHTDINPTKVVPKGPDLSNWLTPHGRDELGGRPFGEGTPPPPPPLSERVPALHGPA
- a CDS encoding enoyl-CoA hydratase/isomerase family protein translates to MSETKATRLEREITDGGAEVAVLTLANPPLNLFDRAMLDALVQDIAELSANPPRALLLRAEGKVVSGGVDVHVFDGLTTEQGAELWRSLFAQIIHPLEALPCPVLFAAHGLTLTAAFEIALACDIILAAPKAKFGLVETVVGLTPSMGGPQRLAERAGSGRAREFVMTGDLYDAATMAEWGVVNGVHEDVDGAARELAHRLAQGPTKAHAATKRIVEAWRSGGVAHADSVTPEVSGELFATDDLRGAVRSFLEVGPGKATYTGR
- a CDS encoding class I adenylate-forming enzyme family protein; protein product: MSQLLVEYPLTHSPACGNPLARGADGVLRYGNLTPALTELLDLQVHAFAAREAVVELGGTRLTYRELWHSASRIAGGLQEHGVGYGDRVAIHMPAGARWVQAFLGALLSGAVPVLVHDGLPAKVAEQVIADSKADFVLGHGARGGEVELPDGAAFIDDGAALNDLALLCYTSGTRKGVELTNENLLSAVRSVVAALDLPTDGVRNLVLPPLAHASGCVDQLLPTFAVGGTVVLAAEGRGLAEAIVAERIDMVSGTPRIFAGLLPELAALRADGVPTEGISRVSSAGHRAERTAGGLAAALRDAFPSARHWSVWGATETSGIGLAVDDTETPADAGRVLGFPFGGTELALWGPRAGAGQGELLCRGPNVTRRYWNDPETTAHRFTGSWFHTGDQVSIDAQGLVRREIA
- a CDS encoding tyrosine-protein phosphatase; this encodes MTLPPPADQFFLSGTFNFRDTGGLRTVGGAKLRRGVLLRSAQLSGLDADGHRTLRELGVSEVFDLRGVREIDHMGHDNLPDGVRRSVTPFDSRMGEAPPHESRTGSAFDHMLEVYREFPALPEANSAIISIAESIVRGDGAVLVHCAAGKDRTGWAVATLLRAVDVVEEDVFADYLLSNQAVEPLRALIEPTLPPGASFSEDLLGVREEYLGMALESVRQLHGDFDRYLDVVGLTPELRGRLRDRMLE